In the Malania oleifera isolate guangnan ecotype guangnan chromosome 1, ASM2987363v1, whole genome shotgun sequence genome, one interval contains:
- the LOC131156329 gene encoding uncharacterized protein LOC131156329 isoform X4 — MMTTNAHYLPESNPSPPPTLSTNQKEMERRQSQVDALQSRLLEVKACIKGSEEDARKELDVLWRRVKTTATLLTYLKSKARIMAVPHLAHTSCGIRHLEGVGLVDKNGIPLSSWSRNVDLSSFDSPDEDTWIKISSQQGSFDEQDEAYIGEILKSVQMVTDVMEALVKRVIMAESETDIEKEKATLGREEIKKKVVQIENMSTKLEEMERFALGTNCILNEMRQRVEDLVEETSRQRQRAAENEQELCRVKQDFESLKSYVSSLISVRETLLSSEKQFQTIERLFERLVAKTTQLEGEKMQKEAEVQKLVEEKMQKEAEVQKLMEENVRLSALLDKKEAQLLAMNEQCKVMALSASTI, encoded by the exons ATGATGACGACGAACGCCCACTATCTCCCGGAGTCAAACCCCTCCCCACCTCCTACATTATCCACGAATCAGAAG GAGATGGAACGACGCCAATCCCAAGTGGATGCATTGCAATCAAGGCTTTTGGAGGTAAAGGCTTGTATAAAAGGATCTGAGGAAGATGCTAGGAAGGAGTTAGACGTTCTTTGGCGAAGAGTCAAAACTACTGCAACATTGTTGACCTACTTGAAATCCAAAGCGAGAATCATGGCTGTTCCCCATTTAGCACATACATCATGTGGCATTAGACACTTAGAAGGAGTGGGCCTTGTGGATAAAAATGGTATACCATTGTCTAGTTGGTCTAGGAATGTTGATCTTTCTTCCTTTGACAGTCCTGATGAGGACACATGGATCAAAATCAGTAGTCAGCAGGGTTCTTTTGATGAGCAAGATGAAGCTTATATTGGTGAAATACTCAAGTCTGTGCAGATGGTCACTGATGTCATGGAAGCTCTGGTTAAGAGAGTTATTATGGCAGAATCTGAAACTGATATTGAGAAAGAGAAGGCAACTTTAGGTCGGGAAGAAATTAAAAAGAAGGTTGTCCAAATTGAGAACATGTCTACAAAGCTAGAGGAGATGGAAAGATTTGCCCTGGGCACGAATTGTATTCTAAATGAGATGCGACAGAGGGTCGAGGATTTGGTTGAGGAAACATCTAGACAGAGGCAACGAGCTGCAGAAAATGAACAGGAGCTTTGTCGTGTAAAACAGGACTTTGAGTCTCTAAAATCTTATGTTAGTAGCCTCATCAGTGTTAGAGAGACACTTCTTTCATCAGAAAAACAGTTTCAAACAATTGAGAGACTTTTTGAACG ACTAGTTGCAAAGACAACACAGTTAGAGGGTGAGAAAATGCAGAAAGAGGCCGAGGTTCAGAAACTTGTGGAAGAGAAAATGCAAAAAGAGGCTGAAGTTCAGAAACTTATGGAAGAAAATGTAAGGTTGAGTGCTCTTCTGGACAAGAAAGAGGCCCAGCTCTTGGCCATGAATGAACAATGCAAGGTAATGGCTCTGAGTGCTTCAACTATCTGA
- the LOC131156329 gene encoding uncharacterized protein LOC131156329 isoform X1, which produces MMTTNAHYLPESNPSPPPTLSTNQKVSHLLFFYHIRCALDLDFLILDMVAEEDVDLSTLKSQLSQTHLMWKQEMERRQSQVDALQSRLLEVKACIKGSEEDARKELDVLWRRVKTTATLLTYLKSKARIMAVPHLAHTSCGIRHLEGVGLVDKNGIPLSSWSRNVDLSSFDSPDEDTWIKISSQQGSFDEQDEAYIGEILKSVQMVTDVMEALVKRVIMAESETDIEKEKATLGREEIKKKVVQIENMSTKLEEMERFALGTNCILNEMRQRVEDLVEETSRQRQRAAENEQELCRVKQDFESLKSYVSSLISVRETLLSSEKQFQTIERLFERLVAKTTQLEGEKMQKEAEVQKLVEEKMQKEAEVQKLMEENVRLSALLDKKEAQLLAMNEQCKVMALSASTI; this is translated from the exons ATGATGACGACGAACGCCCACTATCTCCCGGAGTCAAACCCCTCCCCACCTCCTACATTATCCACGAATCAGAAG GTGTCTCACCTTTTGTTCTTTTATCACATCAGGTGCGCGCTCGATCTCGATTTCTTGATTCTT GATATGGTGGCAGAGGAAGATGTTGATTTGTCAACCTTAAAGTCTCAACTAAGCCAAACACATTTAATGTGGAAGCAGGAGATGGAACGACGCCAATCCCAAGTGGATGCATTGCAATCAAGGCTTTTGGAGGTAAAGGCTTGTATAAAAGGATCTGAGGAAGATGCTAGGAAGGAGTTAGACGTTCTTTGGCGAAGAGTCAAAACTACTGCAACATTGTTGACCTACTTGAAATCCAAAGCGAGAATCATGGCTGTTCCCCATTTAGCACATACATCATGTGGCATTAGACACTTAGAAGGAGTGGGCCTTGTGGATAAAAATGGTATACCATTGTCTAGTTGGTCTAGGAATGTTGATCTTTCTTCCTTTGACAGTCCTGATGAGGACACATGGATCAAAATCAGTAGTCAGCAGGGTTCTTTTGATGAGCAAGATGAAGCTTATATTGGTGAAATACTCAAGTCTGTGCAGATGGTCACTGATGTCATGGAAGCTCTGGTTAAGAGAGTTATTATGGCAGAATCTGAAACTGATATTGAGAAAGAGAAGGCAACTTTAGGTCGGGAAGAAATTAAAAAGAAGGTTGTCCAAATTGAGAACATGTCTACAAAGCTAGAGGAGATGGAAAGATTTGCCCTGGGCACGAATTGTATTCTAAATGAGATGCGACAGAGGGTCGAGGATTTGGTTGAGGAAACATCTAGACAGAGGCAACGAGCTGCAGAAAATGAACAGGAGCTTTGTCGTGTAAAACAGGACTTTGAGTCTCTAAAATCTTATGTTAGTAGCCTCATCAGTGTTAGAGAGACACTTCTTTCATCAGAAAAACAGTTTCAAACAATTGAGAGACTTTTTGAACG ACTAGTTGCAAAGACAACACAGTTAGAGGGTGAGAAAATGCAGAAAGAGGCCGAGGTTCAGAAACTTGTGGAAGAGAAAATGCAAAAAGAGGCTGAAGTTCAGAAACTTATGGAAGAAAATGTAAGGTTGAGTGCTCTTCTGGACAAGAAAGAGGCCCAGCTCTTGGCCATGAATGAACAATGCAAGGTAATGGCTCTGAGTGCTTCAACTATCTGA
- the LOC131156329 gene encoding uncharacterized protein LOC131156329 isoform X2, whose translation MMTTNAHYLPESNPSPPPTLSTNQKVVQCNFEKDMVAEEDVDLSTLKSQLSQTHLMWKQEMERRQSQVDALQSRLLEVKACIKGSEEDARKELDVLWRRVKTTATLLTYLKSKARIMAVPHLAHTSCGIRHLEGVGLVDKNGIPLSSWSRNVDLSSFDSPDEDTWIKISSQQGSFDEQDEAYIGEILKSVQMVTDVMEALVKRVIMAESETDIEKEKATLGREEIKKKVVQIENMSTKLEEMERFALGTNCILNEMRQRVEDLVEETSRQRQRAAENEQELCRVKQDFESLKSYVSSLISVRETLLSSEKQFQTIERLFERLVAKTTQLEGEKMQKEAEVQKLVEEKMQKEAEVQKLMEENVRLSALLDKKEAQLLAMNEQCKVMALSASTI comes from the exons ATGATGACGACGAACGCCCACTATCTCCCGGAGTCAAACCCCTCCCCACCTCCTACATTATCCACGAATCAGAAG GTTGTTCAATGTAACTTTGAAAAGGATATGGTGGCAGAGGAAGATGTTGATTTGTCAACCTTAAAGTCTCAACTAAGCCAAACACATTTAATGTGGAAGCAGGAGATGGAACGACGCCAATCCCAAGTGGATGCATTGCAATCAAGGCTTTTGGAGGTAAAGGCTTGTATAAAAGGATCTGAGGAAGATGCTAGGAAGGAGTTAGACGTTCTTTGGCGAAGAGTCAAAACTACTGCAACATTGTTGACCTACTTGAAATCCAAAGCGAGAATCATGGCTGTTCCCCATTTAGCACATACATCATGTGGCATTAGACACTTAGAAGGAGTGGGCCTTGTGGATAAAAATGGTATACCATTGTCTAGTTGGTCTAGGAATGTTGATCTTTCTTCCTTTGACAGTCCTGATGAGGACACATGGATCAAAATCAGTAGTCAGCAGGGTTCTTTTGATGAGCAAGATGAAGCTTATATTGGTGAAATACTCAAGTCTGTGCAGATGGTCACTGATGTCATGGAAGCTCTGGTTAAGAGAGTTATTATGGCAGAATCTGAAACTGATATTGAGAAAGAGAAGGCAACTTTAGGTCGGGAAGAAATTAAAAAGAAGGTTGTCCAAATTGAGAACATGTCTACAAAGCTAGAGGAGATGGAAAGATTTGCCCTGGGCACGAATTGTATTCTAAATGAGATGCGACAGAGGGTCGAGGATTTGGTTGAGGAAACATCTAGACAGAGGCAACGAGCTGCAGAAAATGAACAGGAGCTTTGTCGTGTAAAACAGGACTTTGAGTCTCTAAAATCTTATGTTAGTAGCCTCATCAGTGTTAGAGAGACACTTCTTTCATCAGAAAAACAGTTTCAAACAATTGAGAGACTTTTTGAACG ACTAGTTGCAAAGACAACACAGTTAGAGGGTGAGAAAATGCAGAAAGAGGCCGAGGTTCAGAAACTTGTGGAAGAGAAAATGCAAAAAGAGGCTGAAGTTCAGAAACTTATGGAAGAAAATGTAAGGTTGAGTGCTCTTCTGGACAAGAAAGAGGCCCAGCTCTTGGCCATGAATGAACAATGCAAGGTAATGGCTCTGAGTGCTTCAACTATCTGA
- the LOC131156329 gene encoding uncharacterized protein LOC131156329 isoform X3, whose protein sequence is MMTTNAHYLPESNPSPPPTLSTNQKDMVAEEDVDLSTLKSQLSQTHLMWKQEMERRQSQVDALQSRLLEVKACIKGSEEDARKELDVLWRRVKTTATLLTYLKSKARIMAVPHLAHTSCGIRHLEGVGLVDKNGIPLSSWSRNVDLSSFDSPDEDTWIKISSQQGSFDEQDEAYIGEILKSVQMVTDVMEALVKRVIMAESETDIEKEKATLGREEIKKKVVQIENMSTKLEEMERFALGTNCILNEMRQRVEDLVEETSRQRQRAAENEQELCRVKQDFESLKSYVSSLISVRETLLSSEKQFQTIERLFERLVAKTTQLEGEKMQKEAEVQKLVEEKMQKEAEVQKLMEENVRLSALLDKKEAQLLAMNEQCKVMALSASTI, encoded by the exons ATGATGACGACGAACGCCCACTATCTCCCGGAGTCAAACCCCTCCCCACCTCCTACATTATCCACGAATCAGAAG GATATGGTGGCAGAGGAAGATGTTGATTTGTCAACCTTAAAGTCTCAACTAAGCCAAACACATTTAATGTGGAAGCAGGAGATGGAACGACGCCAATCCCAAGTGGATGCATTGCAATCAAGGCTTTTGGAGGTAAAGGCTTGTATAAAAGGATCTGAGGAAGATGCTAGGAAGGAGTTAGACGTTCTTTGGCGAAGAGTCAAAACTACTGCAACATTGTTGACCTACTTGAAATCCAAAGCGAGAATCATGGCTGTTCCCCATTTAGCACATACATCATGTGGCATTAGACACTTAGAAGGAGTGGGCCTTGTGGATAAAAATGGTATACCATTGTCTAGTTGGTCTAGGAATGTTGATCTTTCTTCCTTTGACAGTCCTGATGAGGACACATGGATCAAAATCAGTAGTCAGCAGGGTTCTTTTGATGAGCAAGATGAAGCTTATATTGGTGAAATACTCAAGTCTGTGCAGATGGTCACTGATGTCATGGAAGCTCTGGTTAAGAGAGTTATTATGGCAGAATCTGAAACTGATATTGAGAAAGAGAAGGCAACTTTAGGTCGGGAAGAAATTAAAAAGAAGGTTGTCCAAATTGAGAACATGTCTACAAAGCTAGAGGAGATGGAAAGATTTGCCCTGGGCACGAATTGTATTCTAAATGAGATGCGACAGAGGGTCGAGGATTTGGTTGAGGAAACATCTAGACAGAGGCAACGAGCTGCAGAAAATGAACAGGAGCTTTGTCGTGTAAAACAGGACTTTGAGTCTCTAAAATCTTATGTTAGTAGCCTCATCAGTGTTAGAGAGACACTTCTTTCATCAGAAAAACAGTTTCAAACAATTGAGAGACTTTTTGAACG ACTAGTTGCAAAGACAACACAGTTAGAGGGTGAGAAAATGCAGAAAGAGGCCGAGGTTCAGAAACTTGTGGAAGAGAAAATGCAAAAAGAGGCTGAAGTTCAGAAACTTATGGAAGAAAATGTAAGGTTGAGTGCTCTTCTGGACAAGAAAGAGGCCCAGCTCTTGGCCATGAATGAACAATGCAAGGTAATGGCTCTGAGTGCTTCAACTATCTGA
- the LOC131156329 gene encoding uncharacterized protein LOC131156329 isoform X5 — MVAEEDVDLSTLKSQLSQTHLMWKQEMERRQSQVDALQSRLLEVKACIKGSEEDARKELDVLWRRVKTTATLLTYLKSKARIMAVPHLAHTSCGIRHLEGVGLVDKNGIPLSSWSRNVDLSSFDSPDEDTWIKISSQQGSFDEQDEAYIGEILKSVQMVTDVMEALVKRVIMAESETDIEKEKATLGREEIKKKVVQIENMSTKLEEMERFALGTNCILNEMRQRVEDLVEETSRQRQRAAENEQELCRVKQDFESLKSYVSSLISVRETLLSSEKQFQTIERLFERLVAKTTQLEGEKMQKEAEVQKLVEEKMQKEAEVQKLMEENVRLSALLDKKEAQLLAMNEQCKVMALSASTI, encoded by the exons ATGGTGGCAGAGGAAGATGTTGATTTGTCAACCTTAAAGTCTCAACTAAGCCAAACACATTTAATGTGGAAGCAGGAGATGGAACGACGCCAATCCCAAGTGGATGCATTGCAATCAAGGCTTTTGGAGGTAAAGGCTTGTATAAAAGGATCTGAGGAAGATGCTAGGAAGGAGTTAGACGTTCTTTGGCGAAGAGTCAAAACTACTGCAACATTGTTGACCTACTTGAAATCCAAAGCGAGAATCATGGCTGTTCCCCATTTAGCACATACATCATGTGGCATTAGACACTTAGAAGGAGTGGGCCTTGTGGATAAAAATGGTATACCATTGTCTAGTTGGTCTAGGAATGTTGATCTTTCTTCCTTTGACAGTCCTGATGAGGACACATGGATCAAAATCAGTAGTCAGCAGGGTTCTTTTGATGAGCAAGATGAAGCTTATATTGGTGAAATACTCAAGTCTGTGCAGATGGTCACTGATGTCATGGAAGCTCTGGTTAAGAGAGTTATTATGGCAGAATCTGAAACTGATATTGAGAAAGAGAAGGCAACTTTAGGTCGGGAAGAAATTAAAAAGAAGGTTGTCCAAATTGAGAACATGTCTACAAAGCTAGAGGAGATGGAAAGATTTGCCCTGGGCACGAATTGTATTCTAAATGAGATGCGACAGAGGGTCGAGGATTTGGTTGAGGAAACATCTAGACAGAGGCAACGAGCTGCAGAAAATGAACAGGAGCTTTGTCGTGTAAAACAGGACTTTGAGTCTCTAAAATCTTATGTTAGTAGCCTCATCAGTGTTAGAGAGACACTTCTTTCATCAGAAAAACAGTTTCAAACAATTGAGAGACTTTTTGAACG ACTAGTTGCAAAGACAACACAGTTAGAGGGTGAGAAAATGCAGAAAGAGGCCGAGGTTCAGAAACTTGTGGAAGAGAAAATGCAAAAAGAGGCTGAAGTTCAGAAACTTATGGAAGAAAATGTAAGGTTGAGTGCTCTTCTGGACAAGAAAGAGGCCCAGCTCTTGGCCATGAATGAACAATGCAAGGTAATGGCTCTGAGTGCTTCAACTATCTGA
- the LOC131156329 gene encoding uncharacterized protein LOC131156329 isoform X6: MWKQEMERRQSQVDALQSRLLEVKACIKGSEEDARKELDVLWRRVKTTATLLTYLKSKARIMAVPHLAHTSCGIRHLEGVGLVDKNGIPLSSWSRNVDLSSFDSPDEDTWIKISSQQGSFDEQDEAYIGEILKSVQMVTDVMEALVKRVIMAESETDIEKEKATLGREEIKKKVVQIENMSTKLEEMERFALGTNCILNEMRQRVEDLVEETSRQRQRAAENEQELCRVKQDFESLKSYVSSLISVRETLLSSEKQFQTIERLFERLVAKTTQLEGEKMQKEAEVQKLVEEKMQKEAEVQKLMEENVRLSALLDKKEAQLLAMNEQCKVMALSASTI, encoded by the exons ATGTGGAAGCAGGAGATGGAACGACGCCAATCCCAAGTGGATGCATTGCAATCAAGGCTTTTGGAGGTAAAGGCTTGTATAAAAGGATCTGAGGAAGATGCTAGGAAGGAGTTAGACGTTCTTTGGCGAAGAGTCAAAACTACTGCAACATTGTTGACCTACTTGAAATCCAAAGCGAGAATCATGGCTGTTCCCCATTTAGCACATACATCATGTGGCATTAGACACTTAGAAGGAGTGGGCCTTGTGGATAAAAATGGTATACCATTGTCTAGTTGGTCTAGGAATGTTGATCTTTCTTCCTTTGACAGTCCTGATGAGGACACATGGATCAAAATCAGTAGTCAGCAGGGTTCTTTTGATGAGCAAGATGAAGCTTATATTGGTGAAATACTCAAGTCTGTGCAGATGGTCACTGATGTCATGGAAGCTCTGGTTAAGAGAGTTATTATGGCAGAATCTGAAACTGATATTGAGAAAGAGAAGGCAACTTTAGGTCGGGAAGAAATTAAAAAGAAGGTTGTCCAAATTGAGAACATGTCTACAAAGCTAGAGGAGATGGAAAGATTTGCCCTGGGCACGAATTGTATTCTAAATGAGATGCGACAGAGGGTCGAGGATTTGGTTGAGGAAACATCTAGACAGAGGCAACGAGCTGCAGAAAATGAACAGGAGCTTTGTCGTGTAAAACAGGACTTTGAGTCTCTAAAATCTTATGTTAGTAGCCTCATCAGTGTTAGAGAGACACTTCTTTCATCAGAAAAACAGTTTCAAACAATTGAGAGACTTTTTGAACG ACTAGTTGCAAAGACAACACAGTTAGAGGGTGAGAAAATGCAGAAAGAGGCCGAGGTTCAGAAACTTGTGGAAGAGAAAATGCAAAAAGAGGCTGAAGTTCAGAAACTTATGGAAGAAAATGTAAGGTTGAGTGCTCTTCTGGACAAGAAAGAGGCCCAGCTCTTGGCCATGAATGAACAATGCAAGGTAATGGCTCTGAGTGCTTCAACTATCTGA